A genomic window from Micromonospora ferruginea includes:
- a CDS encoding TIGR04222 domain-containing membrane protein, which translates to MTVLAADTWGIPGPVFLRWYLVAAVVLVVGAAVYRFRALAGTAVTDHAALGPQQVAYLNGGDQLAVWTSLGGLRRAGALGVHPDRRLAPGGPLPAGVTPLDQAVHHAAGRGLRSRELAGDEWVRRALDELRDGLVRRGLALDPERRRTLKRGAVLVGLLLVLGVARAFVGLTNGRPAGFLLLALFPLFVAFLLLNRVPWRTRAATAALRDLRRRHTALRPAATPAYATYGPSATAMAVALFGTATLWTMDPGFAEQAEIQRQAMGTAGSSGSSCGGGSSSCSGGGSSCGGGSSCGGGGGCGGGGCGG; encoded by the coding sequence ATGACCGTCCTCGCGGCCGACACCTGGGGCATCCCCGGCCCCGTCTTCCTGCGCTGGTACCTCGTCGCAGCAGTCGTCCTGGTCGTCGGCGCGGCGGTGTACCGGTTCCGCGCGCTGGCCGGCACCGCCGTCACCGACCACGCCGCGCTCGGTCCGCAGCAGGTCGCGTACCTCAACGGGGGCGACCAGCTCGCGGTCTGGACCTCGCTCGGCGGGCTGCGCCGGGCCGGCGCCCTCGGCGTGCACCCGGACCGGCGACTGGCCCCCGGCGGGCCGCTGCCCGCCGGCGTGACCCCGCTCGACCAGGCCGTCCACCACGCGGCCGGCCGCGGCCTGCGCTCCCGCGAGCTGGCCGGCGACGAGTGGGTCCGGCGCGCCCTCGACGAGCTGCGCGACGGGCTGGTCCGCCGCGGCCTGGCCCTGGACCCGGAGCGGCGCCGCACGTTGAAGCGCGGCGCCGTGCTGGTCGGCCTGCTGCTGGTCCTCGGCGTCGCGCGGGCCTTCGTCGGCCTGACCAACGGTCGCCCCGCCGGCTTCCTGCTCCTCGCCCTGTTCCCGCTCTTCGTCGCGTTCCTGCTGCTCAACCGCGTGCCCTGGCGCACCCGGGCGGCCACCGCCGCGCTGCGCGACCTGCGCCGCCGGCACACCGCGCTGCGCCCGGCCGCCACGCCGGCGTACGCCACGTACGGCCCGTCGGCCACGGCCATGGCGGTGGCGCTGTTCGGCACCGCCACGCTCTGGACCATGGACCCCGGCTTCGCGGAGCAGGCCGAGATCCAGCGCCAGGCCATGGGCACCGCCGGCAGCTCCGGCTCCTCGTGCGGCGGCGGCAGCAGCTCCTGCTCCGGGGGCGGCTCCTCGTGCGGCGGCGGCAGCTCCTGCGGCGGTGGCGGCGGGTGCGGGGGCGGCGGGTGCGGCGGATGA
- the mug gene encoding G/U mismatch-specific DNA glycosylase: MNDRRRPGGGRPEAAPGPGTPARRHPRPSREQLAAAADRLLPDLIAPGLDVLFVGINPGLWSAATGWHFARPGNRFWPALHRGGFTPRLLHPSEQDQLPALGLGITNMVARASARADELTATELVDGARLLTAKVERHRPRWVAVVGVTAYRIGFARPKAGFGPQPEHLGPARLWVLPNPSGLNAHFTPETLGAAFGELRAAVTGG, encoded by the coding sequence GTGAACGACCGACGCCGCCCCGGCGGCGGCCGGCCCGAGGCCGCCCCCGGCCCGGGCACGCCGGCCCGCCGGCACCCCCGGCCCAGCCGCGAGCAGCTCGCCGCCGCGGCCGACCGGCTGCTGCCCGATCTGATCGCGCCCGGGCTGGACGTGCTCTTCGTCGGCATCAACCCGGGCCTGTGGTCGGCGGCCACCGGCTGGCACTTCGCCCGCCCCGGCAACCGGTTCTGGCCGGCGCTGCACCGCGGCGGGTTCACCCCTCGGCTGCTGCACCCCAGCGAGCAGGACCAGTTGCCCGCGCTCGGGCTGGGCATCACCAACATGGTGGCCCGGGCCAGCGCCCGCGCCGACGAGCTGACCGCCACCGAGCTGGTCGACGGCGCGCGCCTGCTGACCGCGAAGGTCGAGCGGCACCGGCCGCGCTGGGTGGCGGTGGTCGGGGTGACCGCCTACCGGATCGGGTTCGCCCGACCGAAGGCCGGCTTCGGGCCGCAGCCGGAGCACCTCGGGCCGGCCCGCCTCTGGGTGCTGCCCAACCCGAGCGGACTGAACGCGCACTTCACCCCGGAGACGCTCGGTGCCGCCTTCGGCGAGCTGCGCGCGGCGGTCACCGGCGGGTAG
- a CDS encoding cytochrome P450 → MPLRQILPAVLRDPARALIDVGNRTDGDIVRLNLGSFRPYLVTHPRHVQHVLRDRADNYERAGDGLFWRPVKRLFGEGILGEGQIWSASRRMLQPMFTAKRVEALIDGMAEAISDAVDELDEPYRAGRPVDIGVEQARIVSRAIMKVLFADRISVPDAMRVIDAQDRIATAVIPRIVVPFAPLSLPMPGDRTFRRAVRVVDDVLVPIVRQTRDEADSGDDIISTLWQARTDDGRQLDERQVRNDTVAMFAATTETTINVLTWAWPHLHQHPEVAERLYAEIDEVVGGEPVRREHLDRLTYTKMVLDELLRLYPIGWIIPRRAVADDVIDGVPIEAGATMAVSPLITQRMRQFWDRPDEFDPDRFRPEQVRARHRYAHFPFGGGPHQCLGMYLFYLEAQLILATMLSRYRFRLRRTDVPGLRLAAALRPRQRVELTLLAAGRAESA, encoded by the coding sequence GTGCCGCTGCGGCAGATCCTGCCCGCCGTCCTGCGGGACCCGGCCCGCGCGCTGATCGACGTCGGCAACCGCACCGACGGCGACATCGTCCGGCTCAACCTCGGCTCGTTCCGCCCCTACCTGGTCACCCACCCCCGGCACGTGCAGCACGTGCTGCGCGACCGGGCGGACAACTACGAACGGGCCGGCGACGGGCTGTTCTGGCGCCCGGTCAAGCGGCTGTTCGGCGAGGGCATCCTCGGCGAGGGGCAGATCTGGTCGGCCAGCCGCCGGATGCTCCAGCCGATGTTCACCGCCAAGCGGGTCGAGGCGCTCATCGACGGCATGGCCGAGGCCATCTCCGACGCGGTCGACGAGCTGGACGAGCCGTACCGCGCCGGGCGGCCGGTCGACATCGGAGTCGAGCAGGCCCGCATCGTCAGCCGGGCCATCATGAAGGTGCTCTTCGCCGACCGGATCTCGGTGCCGGACGCGATGCGGGTGATCGACGCCCAGGACCGCATCGCCACCGCCGTCATCCCCCGGATCGTGGTGCCGTTCGCGCCGCTGTCGCTGCCCATGCCGGGCGACCGCACGTTCCGCCGCGCGGTGCGCGTCGTCGACGACGTGCTGGTGCCGATCGTCCGGCAGACCCGTGACGAGGCCGACTCCGGCGACGACATCATCTCCACGCTGTGGCAGGCCCGCACCGACGACGGCCGCCAGCTCGACGAGCGGCAGGTCCGCAACGACACCGTGGCCATGTTCGCCGCCACCACCGAGACCACCATCAACGTGCTGACCTGGGCCTGGCCGCACCTGCACCAGCACCCCGAGGTCGCCGAGCGGCTCTACGCCGAGATCGACGAGGTGGTCGGCGGCGAGCCGGTACGCCGCGAGCACCTGGACCGGCTCACCTACACCAAGATGGTGCTGGACGAGCTGCTGCGGCTCTACCCGATCGGCTGGATCATCCCGCGCCGTGCGGTCGCCGACGACGTCATCGACGGCGTGCCCATCGAGGCCGGGGCGACCATGGCGGTCAGCCCGCTGATCACCCAGCGGATGCGGCAGTTCTGGGACCGCCCGGACGAGTTCGACCCAGACCGGTTCCGGCCCGAGCAGGTCCGCGCCCGCCACCGCTACGCCCACTTCCCGTTCGGCGGCGGCCCGCACCAGTGCCTCGGCATGTACCTGTTCTATCTGGAGGCCCAGCTCATCCTCGCCACCATGCTCAGCCGCTACCGCTTCCGGCTGCGCCGCACCGACGTACCCGGGTTGCGGCTGGCCGCGGCGCTGCGACCCCGCCAACGGGTCGAGCTGACCCTGCTCGCCGCCGGCCGGGCGGAGTCGGCGTGA
- a CDS encoding terpene synthase family protein — MTGAPAPDPIEAAAEQGRICALAAHGQRGLRKVAAAHPELFPGEPFDATLFSSIASAMAFSAPWHTAAELAVTNRAVLWGFAVDWQVDHQATSRAEVDRIAATCLGVLDGVATDDPLGRFLAELRDDVAAAPGYPALRGRWRASMERTLDAMAREWTWRATGRPTLAEYLANADNLAATVVNVAHWIHTGSVTDAAALDRLVEVGDEVQRALRLVNDLGTHRRDVESGDLNALLLVDDPAEIERRFAEQVEHCRVLLAKLAGEAPREADFLSRQLGYTTGFYRHTDFWGVR, encoded by the coding sequence GTGACCGGCGCACCGGCGCCCGACCCGATCGAAGCCGCCGCGGAGCAGGGACGGATCTGCGCGCTCGCCGCGCACGGCCAGCGCGGCCTGCGCAAGGTCGCCGCCGCGCACCCGGAGCTGTTCCCCGGTGAGCCGTTCGACGCGACGCTGTTCAGCAGCATCGCCTCGGCCATGGCGTTCAGCGCCCCCTGGCACACGGCCGCCGAGCTGGCCGTCACCAACCGGGCCGTGCTGTGGGGCTTCGCCGTCGACTGGCAGGTCGACCACCAGGCGACCAGCCGGGCCGAGGTCGACCGGATCGCGGCCACCTGCCTGGGCGTGCTCGACGGTGTCGCCACCGACGACCCGCTGGGCCGGTTCCTCGCCGAGCTGCGCGACGACGTCGCCGCCGCGCCCGGCTACCCCGCGCTGCGCGGCCGCTGGCGCGCCAGCATGGAACGCACGTTGGACGCGATGGCCCGGGAGTGGACGTGGCGCGCCACCGGCCGCCCGACGCTGGCCGAATACCTGGCCAACGCGGACAACCTCGCCGCCACCGTGGTCAACGTGGCCCACTGGATCCACACCGGATCGGTGACCGACGCCGCCGCGCTGGACCGGCTGGTCGAGGTCGGCGACGAGGTGCAGCGGGCCCTGCGCCTGGTCAACGACCTGGGCACCCACCGCCGCGACGTGGAGTCCGGCGACCTCAACGCGTTGCTGCTGGTGGATGACCCGGCGGAGATCGAACGACGGTTCGCCGAGCAGGTCGAGCACTGCCGCGTGCTGCTGGCGAAACTGGCCGGCGAGGCGCCCCGGGAGGCCGACTTCCTGTCCCGGCAGCTCGGCTACACCACCGGGTTCTACCGGCACACCGACTTCTGGGGCGTGCGGTGA
- a CDS encoding TetR/AcrR family transcriptional regulator, which produces MPRVSQDQLDARRQEILTAARACFARHGYEGATVRRLEEATGLSRGAIFHHFRDKDSLFLAVAEDDAAAMVETVARNGLVQVMRDLLARAVSPDTTGWLGSQLEVSRRLRTDPAFAKRWSERSAAIAEATRERLLRQREAGVLRDDVPIDVLAQFLELAYDGLVLHLAMGRPAGDLTRVLDLVEEAVRRH; this is translated from the coding sequence GTGCCCAGAGTAAGTCAGGACCAGCTCGACGCGCGCCGGCAGGAGATCCTCACCGCGGCCCGGGCGTGTTTCGCCCGACACGGCTACGAGGGCGCCACCGTGCGACGGCTGGAGGAGGCCACCGGCCTCTCCCGGGGCGCGATCTTCCACCACTTCCGGGACAAGGACTCGCTCTTCCTCGCCGTCGCCGAGGACGACGCCGCCGCGATGGTGGAGACCGTCGCCCGCAACGGCCTCGTCCAGGTGATGCGGGACCTGCTGGCCCGCGCCGTCTCCCCGGACACCACCGGCTGGCTCGGCAGCCAGCTCGAGGTCTCCCGCCGGCTGCGCACCGACCCGGCGTTCGCCAAGCGCTGGTCCGAGCGCTCGGCGGCGATCGCCGAGGCGACCCGCGAGCGCCTGCTCCGCCAGCGCGAGGCGGGCGTGCTCCGCGACGACGTACCGATCGACGTGCTCGCCCAGTTCCTGGAGCTGGCGTACGACGGGCTGGTGCTGCACCTGGCCATGGGCCGACCCGCCGGCGACCTGACCCGCGTGCTCGACCTGGTCGAGGAGGCCGTCCGCCGGCACTGA
- a CDS encoding SDR family oxidoreductase gives MNLGLADRVYVLTGASGGLGFATAEQLVADGARVVISARAPERVAAAVEALGDPERAIGLTADLADPGTPDRLVAAAREHFGRLDGALVSVGGPPRGTAAEVTDAQWRESFETVFLGSVRIARTVAGALTDGGAIALVLSTSARAPLAGLGISNGLRPGLAGVAKDLADEYGPRGVRVLSLLPGRIMTDRNRELLAASGDADRARAEAEAAIPLGRIGDPAEFGRVAAFLLSPAAGYVTGITVPVDGGALRGL, from the coding sequence ATGAATCTCGGACTCGCCGACCGGGTGTACGTGCTGACCGGCGCCTCCGGCGGCCTCGGCTTCGCCACCGCCGAGCAGCTCGTCGCGGACGGTGCCCGGGTGGTGATCTCCGCACGCGCCCCGGAGCGGGTGGCCGCCGCCGTCGAGGCGCTCGGCGACCCGGAGCGGGCCATCGGGCTGACCGCCGACCTCGCCGACCCCGGCACCCCGGACCGCCTCGTCGCGGCGGCGCGGGAGCACTTCGGCCGGCTCGACGGCGCGCTGGTCTCGGTCGGCGGCCCGCCCCGGGGCACCGCCGCCGAGGTCACCGACGCGCAGTGGCGGGAGTCGTTCGAGACCGTCTTCCTGGGCAGCGTCCGCATCGCCCGTACGGTGGCCGGCGCGCTCACCGACGGCGGCGCGATCGCCCTGGTGCTGTCCACCTCGGCGCGCGCGCCACTGGCCGGGCTCGGCATCTCCAACGGCCTGCGACCGGGCCTGGCCGGCGTGGCGAAGGACCTGGCCGACGAGTACGGCCCCCGCGGCGTGCGGGTGCTGAGCCTGCTGCCCGGGCGGATCATGACCGACCGCAACCGGGAGCTGCTGGCCGCCTCCGGCGACGCCGACCGGGCCCGCGCCGAGGCGGAGGCGGCCATCCCGCTGGGCCGCATCGGCGACCCGGCCGAGTTCGGTCGGGTGGCCGCGTTCCTGCTCTCCCCCGCCGCCGGCTACGTCACCGGGATCACCGTGCCGGTCGACGGCGGCGCGCTGCGCGGCCTGTGA
- a CDS encoding ABC transporter ATP-binding protein, which produces MAGGGMGGWSMLRSLRNRDEVSAHRLKRGTARRIVAFAQPYRRDIVVFLLTVIVAAVIGVATPLLAGDVIDAIAGGGPDARETVVRLALVIAALAVADALFSLAQRWYSARIGEGIILDLRTRVYDHVQRMPLQFFTRTQTGALVSRLNNDVLGAQRAFTSTLSGVVSNVIQLVLTAGAMLVLSWQITVLALVLLPIFIIPARRVGKRLAEITRESYNLDAKMNATMTERFNVSGALLVKLFGAPEVEASRFAGRAERVRDIGIQSAMYSRTFFVAMLLVASLAQALTYGLGGWLAVAGAVSAGTVVKLALLLTRLYGPLTALSNVRVDVMSALVSFDRVFEVLDLRPGIEEKPDAVPVPRGSGRVEFRDVRFRYPSAAEVSLASLEEVATLDRTVNEPVLKGVSFGVEPGQMVALVGPSGAGKSTLSMLISRIYDVSDGQVLVGGVDVRDATLASLRDEIGVVTQDSHLFHETIRENLRYAKPDATDDEIWAALAGAQVADLVRATPDGLDTTVGERGYRFSGGEKQRIAIARLLLKAPSIVILDEATAHLDSESEAAVQRALAVALTGRTALVIAHRLSTVRDADQILVLDEGRIVERGRHEELVAVGGLYAELYRTQFAVADSPAPYADPEQPEPIVTTVPMGTYVAQEAMPPAAAN; this is translated from the coding sequence ATGGCCGGCGGCGGCATGGGCGGCTGGAGCATGCTCCGGTCGCTGCGCAACCGCGACGAGGTCTCCGCCCACCGGCTCAAGCGCGGCACCGCCCGGCGGATCGTCGCGTTCGCCCAGCCCTACCGGCGCGACATCGTCGTCTTCCTGCTCACCGTGATCGTGGCCGCGGTCATCGGCGTGGCCACCCCGCTGCTCGCCGGCGACGTGATCGACGCGATCGCCGGCGGTGGTCCCGACGCCCGCGAGACGGTGGTCCGGCTCGCCCTGGTCATCGCCGCGCTGGCCGTGGCCGACGCGCTCTTCTCGCTGGCCCAGCGGTGGTATTCGGCCCGCATCGGCGAGGGCATCATCCTCGACCTGCGCACCCGGGTCTACGACCACGTCCAGCGCATGCCGCTGCAGTTCTTCACCCGCACCCAGACCGGCGCGCTGGTCAGCCGGCTCAACAACGACGTGCTCGGCGCCCAGCGCGCGTTCACCTCGACGCTGTCCGGGGTGGTCAGCAACGTCATCCAACTCGTGCTCACCGCCGGGGCGATGCTGGTGCTGTCCTGGCAGATCACCGTGCTGGCGCTGGTCCTGCTGCCGATCTTCATCATCCCGGCCCGCCGGGTCGGCAAGCGGCTGGCCGAGATCACCCGCGAGTCCTACAACCTCGACGCCAAGATGAACGCCACCATGACCGAGCGGTTCAACGTCTCGGGCGCGTTGCTGGTCAAGCTCTTCGGCGCGCCCGAGGTCGAGGCCAGCCGGTTCGCCGGCCGGGCCGAACGGGTCCGTGACATCGGCATCCAGTCCGCGATGTACTCCCGCACCTTCTTCGTGGCGATGCTGCTGGTCGCCTCGCTCGCCCAGGCGCTCACCTACGGGCTGGGCGGCTGGCTCGCGGTCGCCGGCGCGGTCAGCGCGGGCACCGTGGTCAAGCTGGCGCTGCTGCTCACCCGCCTCTACGGTCCGCTCACCGCGCTCTCCAACGTCCGGGTCGACGTGATGAGCGCGCTGGTCTCCTTCGACCGGGTCTTCGAGGTGCTCGACCTGCGTCCCGGCATCGAGGAGAAGCCCGACGCGGTGCCGGTGCCCCGGGGCAGCGGCCGGGTCGAGTTCCGCGACGTGCGCTTCCGCTACCCGAGCGCCGCCGAGGTGTCGCTGGCCTCCCTCGAAGAGGTCGCCACGCTCGACCGCACGGTCAACGAGCCGGTGCTCAAGGGCGTCTCGTTCGGCGTCGAGCCGGGGCAGATGGTGGCCCTGGTCGGCCCGTCCGGCGCCGGCAAGTCGACGCTGTCCATGCTGATCTCCCGGATCTACGACGTGAGCGACGGTCAGGTGCTGGTCGGCGGCGTCGACGTGCGCGACGCGACGCTCGCCTCGCTGCGCGACGAGATCGGCGTGGTCACCCAGGACTCGCACCTGTTCCACGAGACGATCCGGGAGAACCTCCGCTACGCCAAGCCCGACGCCACCGACGACGAGATCTGGGCCGCGCTGGCCGGCGCGCAGGTCGCCGACCTGGTCCGGGCCACGCCCGACGGGCTCGACACCACCGTCGGCGAGCGGGGCTACCGCTTCTCCGGCGGTGAGAAGCAGCGGATCGCGATCGCCCGGCTGCTGCTCAAGGCCCCGTCGATCGTGATCCTCGACGAGGCCACCGCGCACCTCGACTCGGAGAGCGAGGCGGCGGTGCAGCGGGCGTTGGCGGTGGCGCTGACCGGGCGTACCGCGCTGGTGATCGCGCACCGGCTCTCCACCGTGCGCGACGCCGACCAGATCCTCGTGCTCGACGAGGGGCGGATCGTCGAGCGGGGCCGGCACGAGGAGCTGGTGGCGGTCGGCGGTCTCTACGCCGAGCTCTACCGCACCCAGTTCGCGGTCGCCGACTCCCCGGCGCCCTACGCCGATCCGGAGCAGCCCGAGCCGATCGTGACCACGGTGCCGATGGGCACCTACGTCGCGCAGGAGGCGATGCCGCCGGCGGCGGCGAACTAG
- a CDS encoding DUF692 domain-containing protein: MTGPSGVGIGWRPEIAGFVAGLPGLRFVEVVAEAVTPTGPLPEGLAELRERGVTVVPHGVRLSLGGAEPVDPHRVAHLAGVATALAAPLVSEHIAFVRAGGLEAGHLLPLPRSREAVAAVVANVRRAQAELPAPLALEPIAALFDWPDDELDEADFLTEILDATGALLLLDVANVHANARNRGDDPAALLDRLPLERVAYVHVAGGAEAGGFYHDTHTDPVPAEVLDLVRVLCDRRRPPALLLERDGHYPPADELRGELDALAAASGYPVVT, encoded by the coding sequence ATGACCGGCCCGTCGGGCGTCGGCATCGGCTGGCGGCCCGAGATCGCCGGCTTCGTGGCCGGGCTGCCGGGCCTGCGCTTCGTCGAGGTGGTCGCCGAGGCGGTGACCCCGACCGGGCCGCTGCCCGAGGGCCTGGCCGAGCTGCGCGAACGCGGCGTCACCGTCGTACCCCACGGGGTGCGGCTGTCGCTCGGCGGCGCGGAACCGGTCGACCCGCACCGGGTGGCGCACCTGGCCGGGGTGGCCACGGCGCTGGCGGCGCCGCTGGTCAGCGAGCACATCGCGTTCGTGCGGGCCGGGGGGCTGGAGGCCGGTCACCTGCTGCCGCTGCCGCGCAGCCGGGAGGCGGTGGCCGCGGTGGTGGCCAACGTGCGGCGGGCGCAGGCGGAGCTGCCGGCGCCGCTGGCGCTGGAGCCGATCGCGGCGCTGTTCGACTGGCCCGACGACGAGCTGGACGAGGCCGACTTCCTCACCGAGATCCTCGACGCCACCGGGGCGCTGCTGCTGCTCGACGTGGCGAACGTGCACGCCAACGCCCGCAACCGGGGCGACGACCCGGCCGCGCTGCTGGACCGGCTGCCGCTGGAACGCGTCGCCTACGTCCACGTGGCCGGCGGCGCCGAGGCCGGCGGTTTCTACCACGACACGCACACCGACCCGGTGCCCGCCGAGGTGCTCGACCTGGTCCGCGTGCTCTGCGACCGGCGCCGCCCGCCGGCGCTGCTGCTGGAGCGCGACGGCCACTACCCGCCCGCCGACGAGCTGCGCGGCGAGCTGGACGCGCTGGCCGCCGCCTCCGGCTACCCGGTGGTCACGTGA
- a CDS encoding DUF2630 family protein produces MDDKTILSRISELVDEEHRLRSDAQQHEAGTDDEARERLRHLEESLDQCWDLLRRRRAARQAHGDPDAQGERPVPEVERYLQ; encoded by the coding sequence ATGGACGACAAGACCATCCTGAGCCGGATCTCGGAACTCGTCGACGAGGAGCACCGCCTGCGCTCCGACGCGCAGCAGCACGAGGCCGGCACCGACGACGAGGCCCGGGAGCGGCTGCGGCACCTCGAGGAGTCCCTGGACCAGTGCTGGGACCTGCTCCGCCGCCGCCGGGCGGCGCGCCAGGCGCACGGCGACCCGGACGCCCAGGGCGAGCGCCCGGTGCCCGAGGTCGAGCGCTACCTCCAGTGA
- a CDS encoding carbon-nitrogen hydrolase family protein produces MSLPTAPLTVAAVQAEPVPGDVAGNARTAARLVGRAAGARVVVLPELFLPAYHPPTLGADPTGTDVAADPDGRVDDARLDPLRVAARDAGAAVVIGAAVRHPDRRRTISSLVVDPAGTVTAAYDKQQLWSGERELFDAGRCGATLVVERWRFGLGICYDGCFPEHGRAAAADGAHGYLCPSGYLAGSAHRRDLYYAARALDNTMFVVFANAVGGADPWRFNGGAAVYDPEGRPLARGADTGEDVLVAVLDPAVLADTRAAHTMLLDRLPDAGAARAAFVA; encoded by the coding sequence GTGTCCCTCCCCACCGCGCCGCTGACCGTCGCCGCCGTGCAGGCCGAGCCGGTGCCCGGCGACGTCGCCGGCAACGCCCGCACCGCCGCCCGCCTGGTCGGCCGGGCCGCCGGCGCCCGGGTGGTGGTGCTGCCCGAGCTGTTCCTGCCGGCGTACCACCCGCCGACGCTGGGCGCCGACCCGACCGGGACGGACGTCGCCGCCGACCCCGACGGGCGGGTCGACGACGCGAGGCTGGACCCGCTGCGCGTGGCCGCCCGCGACGCCGGGGCGGCCGTGGTGATCGGTGCGGCGGTCCGCCACCCCGACCGGCGGCGCACCATCTCGTCGCTGGTCGTGGACCCGGCCGGCACGGTCACCGCGGCGTACGACAAGCAGCAGCTCTGGAGCGGCGAGCGCGAGCTGTTCGACGCCGGCCGGTGCGGCGCGACGCTGGTGGTCGAGCGGTGGCGGTTCGGCCTCGGCATCTGTTACGACGGCTGCTTCCCCGAGCACGGCCGGGCCGCGGCGGCCGACGGCGCGCACGGCTACCTCTGCCCGAGCGGCTACCTGGCCGGCTCGGCGCACCGCCGGGACCTCTACTACGCCGCCCGCGCGCTGGACAACACCATGTTCGTGGTCTTCGCGAACGCGGTCGGCGGCGCGGATCCCTGGCGGTTCAACGGCGGCGCGGCGGTCTACGACCCGGAGGGCCGGCCCCTCGCCCGGGGCGCGGACACCGGCGAGGACGTGCTGGTGGCGGTGCTGGACCCGGCCGTGCTGGCGGACACCCGGGCGGCGCACACCATGCTGCTCGACCGGTTGCCCGACGCCGGGGCGGCCCGCGCCGCGTTCGTCGCCTGA
- a CDS encoding HAD family hydrolase, whose protein sequence is MPLLLLALDDTLLDRDGPFRAWGARFLENVGAPPADLDWLVSVDADGLTNRWDVADAVRDRYGLRIPSIDLVEELHDGVVEHMRLDPLVACALRIAADAGWVPVVVTNGAARQQDTKIRRTGLDRYVADWVISEEAGVSKPNPRIFALAAQRARMPLRGAWVVGDSPEADIGGATAVGLPSVWLHRGRRWSDPRFAPTRVEDGVIPAVAAVLAG, encoded by the coding sequence GTGCCGTTGCTCCTGCTCGCTCTGGACGACACCCTGCTGGACCGCGACGGGCCGTTCCGCGCCTGGGGAGCACGCTTCCTGGAGAACGTCGGCGCGCCGCCCGCCGACCTCGACTGGCTCGTCTCCGTCGACGCCGACGGGCTGACCAACCGCTGGGACGTGGCCGACGCCGTCCGCGACCGCTACGGCCTGCGCATCCCCTCGATCGACCTGGTGGAGGAGTTGCACGACGGCGTGGTGGAGCACATGCGGCTCGACCCGCTGGTGGCGTGCGCGCTGCGGATCGCCGCCGACGCCGGCTGGGTGCCGGTCGTGGTCACCAACGGCGCGGCACGCCAGCAGGACACCAAGATCCGCAGAACCGGCCTGGACCGGTACGTCGCCGACTGGGTGATCTCCGAGGAGGCCGGCGTCAGCAAACCCAACCCGCGGATCTTCGCGCTCGCCGCCCAGCGGGCCCGGATGCCGTTGCGCGGCGCGTGGGTGGTCGGCGACAGCCCGGAGGCGGACATCGGCGGTGCGACCGCGGTGGGCCTGCCCAGCGTCTGGCTGCACCGGGGACGCCGCTGGTCGGATCCGCGGTTCGCGCCGACCCGGGTCGAGGACGGGGTGATCCCGGCCGTGGCCGCCGTGCTGGCGGGCTGA
- a CDS encoding serine protein kinase RIO, which produces MRDPDLPAPQRRGRGKSRFDDDEPRFLKRGRPQPTLADPDAEPDTEDHWSSWDQAVHGPEPHPAWLVTELAARDTELGVLKTGKEADVHLVRRAVPDTDRGCLLAAKRYRDAQHRLFHRDAGYLEGRRVRRSREMRAMTGRTAFGRQMIAGQWAAAEFAALSRLWEIGAESGRIAVPYPVQLLGTELMLEFVGDAEAGEAAPRLAQVRPTDAELADLWEQMVEALVVLARAGYAHGDLSPYNLLVHAGRLVMIDLPQVVDVVANPQGGEFLARDVRVVAAWFTARGLPASATDPVALTETLLREAGIR; this is translated from the coding sequence GTGCGCGATCCCGACCTCCCGGCGCCGCAGCGCCGTGGCCGCGGCAAGAGCCGCTTCGACGACGACGAACCACGCTTCCTGAAGCGGGGGCGGCCCCAGCCGACCCTCGCCGACCCGGACGCGGAACCCGACACCGAGGACCACTGGTCCTCCTGGGACCAGGCCGTCCACGGTCCCGAGCCGCACCCGGCCTGGCTGGTCACCGAGCTGGCCGCCCGCGACACCGAGCTGGGTGTGCTCAAGACCGGCAAGGAGGCGGACGTCCATCTGGTCCGGCGCGCCGTGCCGGACACCGACCGCGGCTGCCTGCTCGCGGCCAAGCGCTACCGGGACGCCCAGCACCGGCTGTTCCACCGCGACGCCGGTTACCTGGAGGGCCGCCGGGTCCGCCGCTCGCGGGAGATGCGGGCGATGACCGGCCGCACCGCGTTCGGCCGGCAGATGATCGCCGGGCAGTGGGCGGCGGCCGAGTTCGCCGCGCTGTCCCGGCTCTGGGAGATCGGCGCCGAATCCGGGCGGATCGCCGTGCCCTACCCGGTGCAGTTGCTCGGCACCGAGCTGATGCTGGAGTTCGTGGGTGACGCCGAGGCGGGGGAGGCCGCGCCCCGGCTGGCCCAGGTCCGGCCCACCGACGCCGAGCTGGCCGACCTGTGGGAGCAGATGGTCGAGGCGCTGGTGGTGCTCGCCCGCGCCGGGTACGCCCACGGCGACCTGTCCCCGTACAACCTCCTGGTGCACGCGGGCCGGCTGGTCATGATCGACCTGCCGCAGGTGGTGGACGTGGTGGCCAACCCGCAGGGAGGCGAGTTCCTGGCCCGCGACGTGCGGGTGGTGGCCGCCTGGTTCACCGCCCGGGGGCTGCCGGCGTCCGCCACCGACCCGGTGGCGTTGACCGAGACGCTGTTGCGGGAGGCGGGGATCCGCTGA